One Sebastes umbrosus isolate fSebUmb1 chromosome 6, fSebUmb1.pri, whole genome shotgun sequence DNA window includes the following coding sequences:
- the tlr9 gene encoding toll-like receptor 9, translating into MTTGFHFCKHGSSFTSLQNLFLNLHFPHLDQSLLHLAPDVNVKIQAIPVMAMLNNLLILCQLLPLVSTINTVFFPCDTDVNTTTVDCHDRPLRRVPFIKSTTVVSLNLGRTRIRQVGQHALSGVPNLHTLKIMGNCQPGRLRAEEDHSCKMVIHYYAFKSLLKLQFLNLSGNSLTSIPWLPESLRVLDLQKNRIFNIVHPLYTPHLRELFLNKNCFYANPCNQSFTISERVFRELPELINLTLGYNNFTAIPKGLPPSLVGLDLRENTITEVLEGAFANLTNLKYLNLEWNCQRCDHAARPCFPCPQNLPLRLHPNSLYAENSSITFISLRGNSLKTFPEGLFQPLKKLKGLDLSDNLLAYAIRNGTFFSELKGLTWISLIYNYEPLKTFPELRLSPHIGNMSGLQGLLLSGNFFHTLSGESLKVVSKLQNLTKLELRMNFINTCNLTSLKQSPSLINIDLSQNMLNFLPYCSSPSEIAAQESCRSQNSFTHNFPDPPLMLIDREATSGGDTWESNQSNRLDLLEDNESQFKSLYDFKIIFCKGKLTFDLSQNDILSINKKVFVGMEDAVCLDLSFNYMSQALKGGLFSSMKKIVFLNLSFNRLDFYYNGALSELKSTLRVLDVSNNEFHFKMRGMGHRFEFLQNLTNLEVLSLANNGIGMRIDQRLISSSLKYLYFYGNHLDIMWDSDNNKYTHFFQNLTNLTYLDISNNDLKAITPEVLCNLPGSMETLRISNNFLKYFPWQNVSAFSNLCHLNLSQNFLYYLPYKVIEFGAKFTLLDLSHNRLSIIPKNFFSMAKSLHYLYLNHNQIKALNHQFLPAPFKNGSALQKLTLHANPFKCDCDTSWFADFLRHTPVQIPYLTTHIHCDYPESQQGRSILSMDQRSCQDIYGGLAFVVCCFLAVTFTVLPLLKHLYGWDLWYCLQVLWAGHKGYSQLAGIDSHYQYDAFVVFDTSNQAVRDWVYNELTVNLENSGHRMFCLCLEERDWIPGLSCIENLHNAVYNSVKTVFVLSNGATGGETVNGVIRQAFFMVQQRLLDEKVDAAMMVLLDEMFPKLKYLQLRKRLCRKSVLSWPRNPRAQPLFWNRMRMALSSDNLKFYDNNMSESFI; encoded by the exons ATGACCACAGGCTTTCACTTCTGCAAACATGGATCAAGTTTCACGTCACTGCAgaacctttttttaaatcttcacTTTCCCCACCTGGACCAAAGTCTGCTTCATCTGGCTCCCGATGTGAATGTTAAGATACAGGCTATACCCGTCATG gcTATGTTGAACAATCTCCTCATCCTTTGTCAGCTTCTTCCATTAGTGAGCACCATAAATACCGTCTTCTTCCCATGTGACACTGATGTGAATACCACCACAGTAGACTGCCACGACAGACCACTCAGGCGTGTCCCCTTCATCAAGTCTACCACTGTAGTGTCGCTCAATTTAGGTCGGACCAGAATACGGCAAGTGGGGCAGCATGCTTTGTCAGGTGTCCCAAACCTTCACACTCTGAAAATAATGGGGAATTGTCAGCCGGGTCGCCTGAGAGCTGAGGAGGACCACTCTTGCAAAATGGTGATCCACTATTATGCATTCAAGAGCCTGTTGAAGCTTCAATTTTTGAATCTGTCGGGAAACAGCCTCACCTCTATTCCCTGGTTACCTGAAAGCCTGAGGGTTCTTGACCTACAGAAAAATCGCATCTTCAACATTGTCCACCCTTTATACACTCCACATCTCCGAGAGCTCTTCCTCAACAAGAACTGCTTCTATGCAAACCCTTGCAaccagtcctttaccatcagcgAGAGGGTTTTCAGAGAGCTCCCTGAACTCATAAACCTTACCTTAGGGTATAATAACTTCACAGCTATCCCTAAAGGGTTGCCACCCTCACTGGTGGGTCTGGATTTAAGAGAGAATACGATCACAGAGGTCTTAGAAGGAGCATTTGCCAACCTGACTAACCTCAAGTATTTGAACTTGGAGTGGAATTGCCAGCGTTGTGACCATGCAGCCAGGCCCTGCTTTCCTTGCCCACAAAATCTCCCTCTACGCCTACATCCAAACTCACTCTATGCTGAGAACAGCTCCATCACCTTCATAAGCTTGAGAGGAAACTCTCTGAAAACATTCCCAGAGGGTCTTTTTCAACCTTTGAAGAAGTTAAAGGGATTGGATCTCTCCGACAACCTTCTGGCGTATGCGATACGTAACGGCACCTTCTTTTCAGAGCTGAAGGGCCTCACTTGGATTAGCCTTATCTATAACTATGAACCACTGAAGACATTTCCGGAACTGCGCCTCTCCCCGCATATTGGCAATATGTCTGGTCTACAAGGTCTTCTTCTGAGTGGTAACTTTTTCCACACGCTTTCAGGAGAGAGCCTTAAGGTTGTGTCCAAACTTCAAAACCTAACGAAACTAGAACTAAGAATGAACTTCATCAATACTTGTAACTTGACGTCTCTGAAACAGTCACCATCTCTCATCAATATCGACCTCTCCCAAAACATGCTTAATTTCCTTCCGTACTGCTCGAGTCCGTCTGAGATTGCGGCACAGGAAAGCTGTCGGAGCCAGAACTCGTTTACACATAATTTTCCTGACCCACCCCTTATGCTAATAGACCGAGAAGCCACATCTGGAGGTGATACCTGGGAATCCAACCAGTCAAACAGGCTGGATTTGTTGGAGGACAATGAGTCACAATTCAAATCGCTATACGACTTTAAAATCATTTTCTGCAAGGGCAAACTGACGTTTGACCTGTCTCAAAATGACATCCTGTCTATTAACAAAAAGGTGTTTGTAGGCATGGAAGATGCTGTTTGTTTAGACCTTTCCTTCAATTACATGAGTCAGGCATTAAAGGGCGGGCTGTTTAGTAGcatgaaaaaaatagtttttcttaATTTGTCATTCAATAGACTGGATTTTTACTATAACGGAGCTCTCAGTGAGCTTAAAAGCACTCTGAGGGTTCTAGACGTTAGTAACAATGAATTTCACTTCAAAATGAGGGGCATGGGCCATCGTTTTGAGTTCCTTCAAAATCTGACAAACTTGGAGGTTCTGAGTCTGGCGAACAACGGCATTGGGATGCGAATAGATCAGAGGCTGATCAGCAGTTCTTTGAAGTACCTCTACTTCTATGGAAATCACCTGGACATCATGTGGGACTCTGACAACAACAAGTACACGCATTTCTTCCAAAACCTGACAAACCTCACCTACCTTGACATCTCCAACAATGATCTGAAAGCAATCACACCAGAAGTGCTGTGTAACCTCCCAGGAAGCATGGAGACTCTCCGCATCAGCAACAATTTTCTGAAATATTTCCCATGGCAAAACGTCTCGGCATTTAGCAATTTATGTCACCTGAACCTCAGTCAAAACTTCCTCTATTATTTGCCTTATAAAGTCATAGAATTTGGAGCAAAATTTACTCTCTTGGACCTCAGTCACAATCGCCTTAGTATCATCCCTAAGAATTTCTTCAGTATGGCGAAATCCTTGCACTACCTGTATCTCAACCACAATCAGATCAAAGCGTTGAACCATCAGTTTCTCCCTGccccctttaaaaatggaagCGCCCTTCAGAAACTCACCCTGCATGCAAACCCCTTTAAATGCGACTGTGATACGTCATGGTTCGCGGACTTCTTGCGTCACACTCCAGTGCAGATCCCTTACCTCACCACACATATACACTGTGATTACCCAGAGTCCCAACAGGGCCGGAGTATACTGTCTATGGACCAGCGTTCCTGCCAGGACATATATGGTGGCTTAGCCTTCGTCGTCTGTTGCTTCTTGGCTGTGACGTTCACTGTTCTGCCCCTACTGAAGCATCTCTATGGCTGGGATCTGTGGTATTGCTTACAGGTACTTTGGGCAGGACATAAGGGCTACTCCCAGCTCGCCGGTATTGATTCACATTATCAATACGATGCTTTTGTGGTGTTTGACACCAGCAACCAGGCTGTGAGGGATTGGGTCTACAATGAGTTAACCGTCAATCTGGAGAACTCGGGTCACCGGATGTTTTGTCTCTGTTTGGAGGAGAGGGACTGGATTCCTGGGCTTTCCTGTATTGAAAATCTACATAATGCTGTCTACAACAGTGTGAAGacggtgtttgttttgtccaatgGTGCCACTGGCGGTGAGACGGTGAACGGTGTGATCCGCCAGGCTTTCTTCATGGTTCAGCAGCGGCTTCTGGACGAGAAG GTGGATGCAGCTATGATGGTTCTGTTGGATGAGATGTTTCCCAAACTGAAGTACCTCCAGCTGAGGAAACGGTTGTGCAGAAAGTCCGTGTTGTCCTGGCCGAGAAACCCAAGAGCTCAACCCCTTTTCTGGAACCGAATGAGAATGGCATTGTCGTCAGATAACCTCAAATTCTATGACAACAACATGAGTGAAAGTTTTATATGA